The window GGGGTGCTGTGGGTCGGGGCTGCGGTTTGGGGGTGCTGTGGGTCGGGGCCGTATATGGGGTGCTGTGGTTTGGGGGTGCTGTGGGTCGGGGCTGTATGGgggtgctgtgctttgggggTGCTGTGGGTCGGGGCTGCGGTTTGGGGGTGCTGTGGGtcggggctgtgctgtgggtcGGGGCCGTTTGGGGGTGCAGTGGTTTGGGGGTGCTGTGGGTCGGGGCCGTATATGGGGTGCAGTGGTTTGGGGGTGCTGTGGGTCGGGGCCGTATATGGGGTGCAGTGGTTTGGGGGTGCTGTGGGtcggggctgtgctgtgggtcGGGGCTGTATGGGGGTGCTGTGGGTCGGGGCTGTATGGGGGTGCAGTGGTTTGGGGGTGCTGTGGGTTGGGGCCGTATATGGGGTGCAGTGGTTTGGGGGTGCTGTGGGTCGGGGCCGTATGGGGGTGCAGTGGTTTGGGGGTGCTGTGGGTCGGGGCTGTATGGGGTGCAGTGGTTTGGGGGTGCAGTGGTTTGGGGGTGCTGTGGGTCAGGGCTGCAGTTTGGGGGTGCTGTGGGTCGGGGCCGTTTGGGGGTGCAGTGGTTTGGGGGTGCTGTGGGTCGGGGCCGTATATGGGGTGCAGTGGTTTGGGGGTGCAGTGGTTTGGGGGTGCAGTGGTGTGGGGGTGCAGTGGTGTGGGGGTGCTGTGGGTCGGGGCCGTATGGGGGTGCAGTGGTGTGGGGGTGCAGTGGTGTGggggctgtgctttgggggTGCAGTGGTGTGGGGGTGCAGTGGTGTGGGGGTGCAGTGGTGTGGGGGTGCAGTGGTGTGGGGGTGCTGTGGGTCGGGGCCGTATGGGGGTGCAGTGGTGTGGGGGTGCAGTGGTGTGggggctgtgctttgggggTGCAGTGGTGTGGGGGTGCAGTGGTGTGGGGGTGCAGTGGTGTGGGGGTGCAGTGGTTTGGTTTGGGGGTGCTGCGCAGGCGGCTGCTGGAGAAGTCGCAGCGCGTGGAGGCCATCCTGGGCTCCATGTTGGCCACCGGCGCTGAGCGCGcgcagctgcaggaggtggaggagatgATCACAGCGCCCGAACGGCTGCAGCTCGACGGCCTCAAACGGAGCGTCAATAAGtgaggggggagatggggggggggggggggggggcagagccggcgggggggggagaatggaggggggggggggggcaggatgggggggggcacagagcagagccgGGGGGGGAGgcaggatgggggggggggcagagcagaggcgGGGGGGGAGgcaggatgggggggggggcagagcagaggcgggggggggggagaatggggggggggggggggcaggatggggggggggcagagccaggggaggggacagaatggggaggggcagagcagagccggggaggggggggagaatggaggggaggaggcaggatgggggggggggggggcagagcagaggcgggggggcagaatggggggggggagaatgggggggaGGGCAGAATGGAGGGGGGGgcaggatggggggggggggggagagcagagctgggggagggggcagaATGGGGGGCGCAAGAGCAAAgccggagggggggggggggggagaatggggggggTAGGCAGGATGGGGaggggcacagagcagagccggggggggggggggggcgaaacgggggggggaggcaggatgggggggggcgcagagcagaggcagggggggcagaatggggggggggaggcaggaTTGTGGGGGGGCAGAATGGGGGGGCCCAGAGTAGagccggggaggggggggcagagcagagccggGGGAGGGGAcagattgggggggggggcagagcagaggcggggggggagaaatgggggggggggggcgcagaACAGATGTGGGGGGGAGAGAATGGGGGGGCCCAGAGCAGAGCCGGGGGGGGTGGGACAGGGTGGGGGGGGCAGAAGAGAGCCGGGGGGGGGAGAATGGTGGGggggcaggctggatgggagGGGGCGCAGAGCAGAgccgggggggggagggggggcgaaacggggggggggaggcaggatggggggggcagagcagaggcgAGGGGGGAGAacgggggggggcacagagcagaTGTGGGGGTGGCACAGAAcagatgtgggggggggggggagagaatgGGGGGACGCAGAGCAgagccggggggggggtgggcagaaatgggggggggtcACAGAGCAGAGCCGGGGaggggggaattggggggggggggaggcaggaaggaggGGGGCGTAGAGAAGAgccggggagggaggggggggggagaatggtggggggggaggtaggatggggggggagggggcagagcagaggcgggggggggggaatgggggggggcGCAGAacagatgggggggggggagaatgggggggcccagagcagagccggggggggggcagaaTGGGGGGGGAGTCAGGATGGGAGGGGgcgcagagcagagccaggggaggggggggggagaatggggggggggCGCAGAGCAGAAGCGGGggggggcagagcagagccgggggggggcagaatggggggggagggggcagcgcggagcccccaacacaaacCCTGCGCCCCCCCCAGGATCGACGCCAGTGAGAACCAGGTGGATGAGACCATCTTCGTGCTCGAGTCGTTCATTGAGAGCACCGTGAGGAGGCCGTGAGCGGAGATGTGGGGCGGAGATGTGGGGCGGAGCCGCCCGCGGCAGCGATGTGGGGCGGCGCTGCGGATGGGGCCGTCTGCGCCATCG of the Gallus gallus isolate bGalGal1 chromosome 25, bGalGal1.mat.broiler.GRCg7b, whole genome shotgun sequence genome contains:
- the POLR3C gene encoding DNA-directed RNA polymerase III subunit RPC3 — encoded protein: MIPAKEAKEMLYRMLSENFVSLQEIPRTPDHAPSRTFYLYAVNVPSCARMLLQRCYKSVANLMERRQHETRENKRLLEKSQRVEAILGSMLATGAERAQLQEVEEMITAPERLQLDGLKRSVNKIDASENQVDETIFVLESFIESTVRRP